The Aeromicrobium sp. Sec7.5 genome window below encodes:
- a CDS encoding NAD(P)/FAD-dependent oxidoreductase: MSPRDVVVVGGSTAGATVLRELRSHGYDGRLTLVDPEPGTNRPPLSKAVLADASAEPSVLMDHTSLDLEHVRAVATGLDHASRTVFSADGGTHPFDALVIATGSRARRIAASGQTGEAVLRTVDDARRLRERFAEARSAVVVGAGFLGLEVATAAAKAGAAVTVVDVDPPLERLLGPHLASSVCQRAATLGIVFRRSGAELVGEPVRGVRLEDGEVLVADVVVSCVGDEPVTDWLRDSGLEIDGGVVIDDRARTSLPDVYAAGDAVVVRTGDGIVRAPFWANAVTQGRVVAASILGQPVEDPIVDHYFWTEIAGTAIRVVGPVPLVGDPEVLEDAGSGSGLLAWGSSSVVAYGIRRSVPKLRAALRDL, encoded by the coding sequence ATGAGCCCACGCGACGTCGTGGTGGTCGGTGGGTCGACCGCTGGGGCCACCGTCCTGCGTGAGCTCCGCTCCCACGGCTACGACGGCCGACTGACCCTCGTCGACCCCGAGCCGGGCACGAACCGGCCGCCGCTGTCGAAGGCCGTGCTGGCCGACGCGAGCGCCGAGCCCTCGGTGCTGATGGACCACACCTCCCTCGACCTCGAGCACGTTCGCGCAGTCGCCACGGGCCTCGACCACGCCTCTCGGACCGTGTTCAGCGCCGATGGTGGCACGCACCCGTTCGACGCTCTCGTGATCGCGACCGGTTCGCGGGCTCGGCGCATCGCGGCGTCCGGACAGACCGGGGAGGCGGTCCTGCGCACCGTCGATGACGCCCGTCGTCTTCGGGAGCGGTTCGCGGAGGCGAGGTCAGCGGTCGTGGTCGGCGCGGGGTTCCTCGGGCTCGAGGTGGCCACGGCCGCAGCCAAGGCCGGTGCGGCCGTGACCGTCGTGGACGTCGACCCACCGCTCGAGCGGCTGCTCGGCCCCCATCTGGCGTCGTCGGTCTGTCAGCGTGCAGCCACGCTCGGGATCGTCTTTCGGCGGTCGGGCGCGGAGCTGGTGGGGGAGCCGGTCCGGGGCGTCCGGCTCGAGGACGGCGAGGTGCTCGTGGCCGACGTCGTCGTGAGCTGCGTCGGCGACGAGCCGGTGACCGACTGGCTCCGCGACTCGGGCCTCGAGATCGACGGCGGTGTCGTGATCGACGACCGGGCGCGCACGAGCCTGCCGGACGTCTACGCCGCCGGGGACGCCGTCGTGGTGCGAACCGGTGACGGCATCGTCCGTGCGCCGTTCTGGGCCAACGCGGTCACCCAGGGACGGGTCGTGGCCGCCTCGATCCTCGGACAGCCGGTCGAGGACCCGATCGTGGACCACTACTTCTGGACCGAGATCGCCGGCACGGCGATCAGGGTCGTCGGTCCGGTTCCGCTCGTGGGCGACCCGGAGGTGCTGGAGGACGCCGGCTCGGGGAGCGGTCTGCTGGCGTGGGGCTCGTCGTCGGTCGTGGCGTACGGCATCCGCCGCTCGGTTCCCAAGCTGCGTGCCGCGCTGCGCGACCTCTGA
- a CDS encoding ferredoxin, producing MKIIADYDRCEGHGLCVDQAPEVFDLDDEGDLVHHFDGTDLPAEHEAAGRRAADSCPVAALRLA from the coding sequence ATGAAGATCATCGCCGACTACGACCGGTGCGAGGGCCACGGCCTGTGCGTCGACCAGGCTCCCGAGGTGTTCGACCTGGACGACGAGGGCGACCTCGTCCACCACTTCGACGGAACCGACCTGCCGGCGGAGCACGAGGCGGCCGGTCGCCGTGCGGCCGACTCCTGTCCGGTGGCAGCGCTGCGGCTGGCATGA
- a CDS encoding cytochrome P450, with translation MTTTIPTYRPDVYSRDAILDPYPHYEQMRALGPVVRLAKQRVLAVTRYDDCKQVLLDDATFVSGRGVALNPVANRLSRGTTLNSDGEEHDRRRKILASRLTPKALRSMRDEVEQRADAVVAAAVEKEHVDGVGDIAEALPTSFVPDLIGWPQEGRENLLRWAGATFDSLGPVNGQTLRTAPSTIGMMRFARSVVRRGAVQPGSMGADLLEKVESGELGRGECPALMIDYLAPSLDTTISAIASALMLLATHPDQWAALKADPSLIANTVNEVVRLEAPLRAFARHVERDTEIGGVAVEAGSRVVVFYASANRDERVWDDPSTFDITRDAAAQLGFGQGAHGCAGQGLARLETQSILRSIVDRVERLEVTGQPTWGLNNIIHKLDHLPLRLVADGRGQ, from the coding sequence ATGACCACGACCATCCCGACCTACCGCCCCGACGTGTACTCGCGCGACGCGATCCTCGACCCGTACCCGCACTACGAGCAGATGCGGGCCCTCGGTCCGGTCGTGCGCCTCGCCAAGCAGCGAGTGCTGGCGGTGACGAGGTACGACGACTGCAAGCAGGTGCTGCTGGACGACGCCACGTTCGTCTCCGGCCGCGGCGTGGCGCTCAACCCCGTGGCCAACCGGCTGAGCCGCGGCACGACGCTCAACAGCGACGGCGAGGAGCACGACCGACGCCGCAAGATCCTCGCGTCGCGCCTGACCCCGAAGGCCCTGCGCTCGATGCGCGACGAGGTCGAGCAGCGTGCGGACGCCGTCGTGGCGGCAGCGGTCGAGAAGGAGCACGTCGACGGTGTCGGCGACATCGCCGAAGCACTGCCGACCTCGTTCGTGCCGGACCTGATCGGCTGGCCCCAGGAGGGACGCGAGAACCTGCTGCGGTGGGCCGGCGCCACGTTCGACTCCCTCGGACCGGTCAACGGTCAGACCCTTCGCACGGCGCCCTCCACGATCGGGATGATGCGGTTCGCGCGCTCGGTCGTGCGGCGCGGCGCGGTGCAGCCCGGTTCGATGGGCGCCGACCTCCTCGAGAAGGTCGAGAGCGGCGAGCTGGGCCGTGGCGAGTGTCCGGCCCTCATGATCGACTACCTCGCGCCTTCGCTCGACACGACGATCAGTGCGATCGCCAGTGCCCTGATGCTCCTGGCCACGCACCCCGACCAGTGGGCGGCGCTCAAGGCGGATCCGTCGCTGATCGCCAACACGGTCAACGAGGTGGTCCGGCTCGAGGCGCCGCTGCGCGCGTTCGCGCGCCACGTCGAGCGCGACACCGAGATCGGCGGGGTCGCCGTGGAGGCCGGTTCACGGGTCGTCGTGTTCTACGCCTCGGCCAACCGCGACGAGCGTGTCTGGGACGACCCGAGCACGTTCGACATCACCCGCGACGCGGCCGCCCAGCTGGGCTTCGGGCAGGGCGCGCACGGCTGCGCGGGCCAGGGCCTGGCCCGGCTCGAGACGCAATCGATCCTGCGGTCGATCGTCGATCGCGTCGAGCGCCTCGAGGTCACGGGTCAGCCCACCTGGGGACTCAACAACATCATCCACAAGCTCGACCACCTGCCGCTGCGGCTCGTGGCCGACGGAAGGGGACAGTGA
- the mhpA gene encoding bifunctional 3-(3-hydroxy-phenyl)propionate/3-hydroxycinnamic acid hydroxylase MhpA produces the protein MSTTPAPHVTPVLIIGAGPTGACAALELARHGIPSTVVDRWEGVYPQPRAVHLDDEVLRILGRLGVAERFAAISRPGGGLRLVDAGLRVLGEFPREGVSPSTGFTRASMFDQPDLEGLLRERLAETAEITLLGGREVTAIERIGDGRVRVRARASDSGEEQVLDAEVLLGCDGANSLVRRSIGSTMLDLGFEQRWLVVDVRTSADLQQWEGVHQVCDSTRAATYMRIGPDRYRWEFQLLEHEAATDFASIAALAPLLAPWTTGVDPSALEVIRSAEYTFRAAIADRWRAGRIFLLGDAAHLTPPFIGQGMGAGIRDASNLGWKVAGFLDGSLSADVLDTYEPERSRHARSMIDMAHLLGTVMTRGGRVGDAVRAAVVPLLKRAPLVRRRFIDSATPPLHGSSLVAPGGGDRLAGRLCPNVVNGRRVVDDLVGPSWALVTAAAPSPSDRRELETRGCAVVEVASRPELSAWLHEGRAAAALVRPDRTTVASGQDVSALVGRLVSLITPTSAEVPA, from the coding sequence GTGAGCACGACCCCGGCCCCGCACGTCACCCCCGTGCTGATCATCGGCGCAGGGCCCACCGGTGCGTGTGCGGCGCTCGAGCTCGCGCGTCACGGCATCCCCAGCACCGTGGTCGATCGGTGGGAAGGCGTCTACCCGCAGCCGCGGGCCGTCCACCTCGACGACGAGGTGCTGCGCATCCTCGGCCGCCTCGGGGTCGCCGAGCGCTTCGCCGCGATCTCGCGTCCGGGCGGGGGCCTGCGTCTGGTCGACGCCGGGCTCCGGGTGCTGGGCGAGTTCCCGCGCGAAGGGGTCTCGCCCAGCACGGGGTTCACCCGCGCCAGCATGTTCGACCAGCCGGACCTCGAGGGCCTGCTGCGCGAGCGGCTGGCCGAGACGGCGGAGATCACGCTCCTGGGTGGGCGCGAGGTAACCGCGATCGAGCGGATCGGCGACGGCCGGGTGCGCGTGCGGGCGCGCGCGAGCGACTCCGGTGAGGAGCAGGTCCTCGACGCCGAGGTCCTGCTCGGCTGCGACGGCGCCAACAGCCTCGTCCGCCGGTCGATCGGCTCGACCATGCTCGACCTGGGGTTCGAGCAGCGGTGGCTCGTCGTCGACGTCCGCACCAGCGCCGACCTGCAGCAGTGGGAGGGCGTCCACCAGGTCTGTGACAGCACCCGGGCCGCCACGTACATGCGCATCGGGCCGGACCGGTACCGCTGGGAGTTCCAGCTCCTCGAGCACGAGGCGGCCACCGACTTCGCCTCGATCGCGGCGCTCGCGCCCCTGCTCGCCCCGTGGACGACCGGCGTCGACCCGTCGGCGCTGGAGGTCATCCGGTCGGCCGAGTACACCTTCCGCGCCGCGATCGCCGACCGCTGGCGTGCCGGGCGCATCTTTCTGCTGGGCGACGCCGCCCACCTCACGCCGCCGTTCATCGGTCAGGGCATGGGCGCAGGCATCCGCGACGCGAGCAACCTCGGGTGGAAGGTCGCCGGGTTCCTCGACGGGTCCCTGTCGGCCGACGTGCTCGACACCTACGAGCCGGAGCGGTCGCGTCACGCGCGGTCGATGATCGACATGGCGCACCTCCTCGGCACGGTCATGACCCGCGGCGGTCGGGTCGGGGACGCAGTGCGCGCCGCGGTCGTGCCGCTGCTCAAGCGCGCACCGCTCGTCCGGCGGCGGTTCATCGACAGCGCCACCCCGCCGCTGCACGGCTCCTCGCTCGTCGCCCCGGGTGGGGGTGACCGCCTGGCGGGCCGGCTCTGTCCCAATGTCGTGAACGGCCGCCGCGTCGTCGACGACCTGGTCGGACCGAGCTGGGCGCTGGTGACGGCGGCGGCCCCGTCGCCGTCCGACCGGCGCGAGCTCGAGACCCGGGGTTGCGCCGTTGTCGAGGTCGCGTCCCGACCTGAGCTGTCTGCCTGGCTGCACGAGGGCCGGGCCGCCGCCGCACTGGTGCGGCCGGACCGGACGACCGTGGCCTCCGGCCAGGACGTCTCCGCGCTCGTCGGTCGGCTCGTCTCCCTGATCACTCCCACGTCTGCCGAGGTCCCTGCATGA
- a CDS encoding DoxX family protein has translation MSLALIVLTVVVGAVLAAAGTAKVAAVPDMRARAAHLGFSVASYRLIGGLEVAGVGGLAAGLAWAPIGIAAALGLLAMMVGAVVCHVRAGDRLVEAVPAIVVGAAVVAVVVLQVRTA, from the coding sequence GTGAGCCTGGCCCTGATCGTCCTCACGGTCGTCGTCGGTGCGGTGCTGGCCGCGGCGGGGACGGCCAAGGTCGCGGCCGTCCCCGACATGCGGGCACGGGCCGCGCACCTGGGCTTCTCGGTCGCGAGCTACCGACTCATCGGTGGCCTGGAGGTGGCGGGTGTCGGGGGACTGGCCGCCGGACTGGCGTGGGCACCGATCGGCATCGCCGCGGCCCTCGGCCTTCTCGCGATGATGGTGGGTGCCGTCGTGTGCCACGTCCGCGCGGGAGATCGCCTGGTCGAAGCGGTGCCCGCGATCGTCGTGGGCGCCGCCGTGGTCGCGGTCGTCGTGCTCCAGGTGCGGACGGCGTGA
- a CDS encoding fumarylacetoacetate hydrolase family protein gives MTLPVLRTADAWWLQRPDGAVRIATAATTTAELLADRGAVLAAREAGDPVPVADLALVSPVTAPCRVVAQMANYASHAKDAGMDPGAVPLAFFRKASGSINGPHDDIVRPAHVTLLDYEVEIGLVIGREVAVGTEITESDLPGMVAALVVTNDVSARDQQLPKTQFYESKSYPTFTPVGPVLLILEEGELARFAELRLRLWVNGELRQDELASDIIYGPLEAFRALARFQQLAPGDLLLTGTPVGTALSAPPKPIEIIGSLLPPATKWRIFFKKQAKNPRYLQDGDLVEVAIATDDGEIDLGSQRASVRWTA, from the coding sequence ATGACGCTTCCCGTTCTCCGCACCGCCGACGCCTGGTGGCTGCAGCGCCCCGACGGCGCGGTCCGCATCGCGACCGCCGCGACGACGACCGCCGAGCTCCTCGCCGACCGGGGCGCCGTGCTCGCGGCGCGTGAGGCGGGCGATCCCGTGCCGGTCGCCGACCTCGCGCTCGTCTCGCCCGTCACGGCGCCGTGCCGCGTCGTGGCCCAGATGGCCAACTACGCGAGCCACGCCAAGGACGCCGGCATGGACCCCGGCGCGGTCCCGCTGGCGTTCTTCCGCAAGGCCTCCGGCTCGATCAACGGACCGCACGACGACATCGTGCGACCGGCCCACGTGACGCTGCTCGACTACGAGGTCGAGATCGGCCTCGTCATCGGGCGCGAGGTGGCCGTGGGCACCGAGATCACGGAGTCCGATCTCCCGGGGATGGTCGCGGCGCTCGTCGTGACCAACGACGTCTCGGCGCGCGACCAGCAGCTGCCGAAGACGCAGTTCTACGAGTCCAAGTCGTACCCCACGTTCACGCCGGTCGGACCCGTGCTGCTGATCCTGGAGGAGGGCGAGCTCGCCCGGTTCGCCGAGCTGCGCCTGCGGCTCTGGGTCAACGGCGAGCTGCGTCAGGACGAGCTGGCCTCCGACATCATCTACGGCCCGCTCGAGGCGTTCCGGGCGCTCGCCCGGTTCCAGCAGCTCGCGCCCGGCGACCTGCTCCTCACGGGCACCCCGGTCGGCACCGCCCTCAGCGCGCCGCCCAAGCCGATCGAGATCATCGGCTCGCTCCTGCCACCGGCGACCAAGTGGCGCATCTTCTTCAAGAAGCAGGCCAAGAACCCGCGCTACCTGCAGGACGGCGACCTCGTGGAGGTCGCGATCGCGACCGACGACGGGGAGATCGACCTCGGGTCCCAGCGCGCGAGCGTGCGGTGGACCGCGTGA